From the uncultured Trichococcus sp. genome, one window contains:
- the pstC gene encoding phosphate ABC transporter permease subunit PstC — MSKSVKDLMNEKSSRQKSLHFTEKAMPLFFLVCAIISILTTFGIVFTLAKETFTFFGAVPILEFLTGKEWYPFFKNDPSFGILPLLSGTFLIAGVAMLVAVPLGLGSAIYLSEYASERTRKIVKPILEVLAGVPTVVYGLFALTFVTPLLQTFIPNLPIFNALSPGIVVGIMIIPQITSLSEEAMGAVPNAMREGALALGSTRLEVALKVILPGSLSGIISSIVLGISRAVGETMIVSTAAGSTPKFTLDVTESIQTMTSYIVQVSMGDATYGSTIYYSIYAVGMTLFLFTLLMNLLANYVSRRFREEY; from the coding sequence ATGTCCAAATCTGTCAAAGACTTGATGAACGAAAAAAGTTCACGACAAAAATCTTTGCACTTTACAGAAAAAGCAATGCCTCTTTTTTTTCTGGTCTGTGCAATCATTTCGATCCTGACCACCTTCGGAATTGTGTTCACGCTGGCAAAAGAAACGTTCACGTTTTTCGGTGCTGTTCCGATTCTGGAATTCCTGACAGGAAAAGAGTGGTATCCTTTCTTCAAAAATGATCCCAGTTTTGGGATTTTGCCGCTATTGAGTGGAACATTCTTAATAGCCGGCGTTGCGATGCTCGTTGCCGTACCGCTCGGCCTAGGCTCAGCCATCTATTTGAGCGAATATGCATCTGAGCGGACGAGGAAAATCGTCAAGCCGATTCTGGAGGTTTTGGCCGGTGTTCCTACGGTAGTGTACGGGCTGTTCGCTTTGACGTTTGTCACCCCTTTGCTGCAGACTTTTATCCCGAATTTGCCGATATTCAACGCGCTTAGCCCTGGTATTGTCGTGGGGATCATGATCATCCCGCAGATCACGTCCTTATCGGAAGAAGCGATGGGTGCCGTACCGAACGCGATGCGTGAGGGAGCCTTAGCTTTAGGCTCTACCCGCTTGGAGGTGGCATTGAAAGTCATTCTGCCGGGGTCCTTGTCGGGGATCATCTCATCCATAGTATTGGGAATCTCACGCGCGGTTGGCGAAACGATGATCGTTTCCACCGCGGCTGGGTCCACCCCTAAATTTACGCTTGATGTAACAGAATCCATCCAGACGATGACATCCTACATCGTTCAGGTCAGCATGGGGGATGCCACCTATGGTTCAACTATTTACTACAGCATCTATGCGGTAGGGATGACCTTGTTCCTCTTTACCCTGTTGATGAACCTGTTGGCGAATTATGTGTCGCGTCGTTTTAGGGAGGAATACTGA
- the pstA gene encoding phosphate ABC transporter permease PstA, whose protein sequence is MKLVEKNNSRINNRLMLNNLFKGLFFLATFFGIVTLAILVMRIVSQGAGYLDWDFLTNFASRRPEDAGIKAAIYGTMWIMAIIAPLSLLLGVGTAIYLEEYAPDNKFTHFIELNISNLSGVPSIVFGLLGLTVFVRLLEMGRSVLAGGFTMSLMILPVIVVSSQEAIRAIPKEQYEASYAMGATKWQTIRTVVLPAAVPGILTGSILSLSRAVGETAPLLMIGAMTFIAYVPESVWSGFTAMPIQIFNWAGRPQEEFQAVAAAGSIVLMLMLVIMNSLAIYIRNKFSKRY, encoded by the coding sequence ATGAAATTAGTAGAGAAGAACAATAGCCGGATCAATAATCGGCTGATGCTGAATAACCTATTCAAGGGACTTTTTTTTCTGGCGACCTTTTTTGGTATCGTTACATTGGCTATCCTGGTCATGCGGATCGTCTCGCAAGGAGCCGGTTATCTTGATTGGGATTTCTTGACCAATTTTGCTTCGAGAAGACCGGAAGACGCCGGCATCAAGGCTGCCATCTATGGGACCATGTGGATCATGGCGATCATCGCTCCGTTATCGCTGCTTTTGGGTGTCGGAACGGCGATTTATCTTGAGGAGTATGCTCCTGACAACAAATTTACGCACTTCATCGAGTTGAACATTTCGAATCTTTCTGGCGTCCCATCGATCGTCTTTGGGCTCTTGGGACTGACTGTCTTCGTCCGTTTATTGGAAATGGGCCGGAGTGTCCTGGCGGGAGGGTTTACCATGAGTTTGATGATTTTGCCTGTAATCGTCGTTTCCAGTCAAGAGGCCATTCGTGCTATCCCAAAGGAACAATACGAAGCGTCTTATGCGATGGGCGCCACGAAATGGCAGACAATCCGGACGGTCGTTCTGCCGGCTGCAGTGCCCGGCATCCTTACTGGATCGATATTGTCCCTTTCAAGGGCGGTTGGGGAAACTGCACCGCTGTTGATGATCGGAGCGATGACCTTTATCGCTTATGTTCCGGAAAGCGTCTGGTCCGGATTCACGGCAATGCCAATCCAAATCTTCAACTGGGCCGGACGTCCCCAGGAAGAATTCCAGGCAGTTGCTGCAGCAGGCAGTATTGTCCTGATGCTTATGTTGGTCATCATGAACTCGTTGGCGATCTATATCCGCAATAAGTTCTCGAAGCGTTATTAA
- the pstB gene encoding phosphate ABC transporter ATP-binding protein PstB: protein MIYSVKDFNLWYGNTHALKNIQLEIPTKEITAIIGPSGCGKSTFIKTLNRMVELVPSVKMTGSINYNGQNIFDPKYKVEQLRTDVGMVFQKPNPFPKSIYENIAYGPKIHGIKDKTVLDEIVEKSLKGAALWDEVKDRLKENAFGLSGGQQQRLCIARSLAVEPEVLLMDEPTSALDPISTSKVEELVQTLKKDYSIIIVTHNMQQAARISDQTAFFLNGEVVEYDKTEIIYSNPNDKRTDDYISGKFG, encoded by the coding sequence ATGATTTACAGTGTGAAGGATTTCAATCTATGGTACGGAAATACACACGCCCTAAAGAACATCCAACTTGAAATTCCTACGAAGGAAATCACGGCAATCATCGGACCATCAGGGTGCGGTAAGTCAACGTTCATCAAAACTTTGAACCGGATGGTCGAGTTGGTTCCGAGCGTAAAAATGACGGGATCGATCAATTACAACGGACAGAATATTTTTGATCCGAAATACAAAGTTGAACAGCTGCGAACCGATGTGGGGATGGTCTTCCAAAAACCGAATCCTTTCCCAAAATCGATCTATGAAAATATCGCTTACGGACCTAAAATCCATGGGATAAAAGACAAAACCGTATTGGACGAAATTGTTGAAAAAAGCTTGAAGGGCGCAGCACTTTGGGATGAAGTAAAAGACCGTCTGAAAGAAAATGCCTTCGGGTTATCCGGTGGACAACAACAACGCTTGTGCATCGCCAGAAGTCTTGCGGTTGAACCGGAAGTGCTCTTGATGGATGAACCGACTTCGGCATTGGACCCTATTTCGACATCCAAAGTGGAAGAACTTGTCCAAACTTTGAAAAAAGATTACAGCATCATCATCGTTACCCATAATATGCAACAGGCAGCCAGAATTTCGGACCAAACGGCCTTCTTTTTAAATGGAGAAGTGGTAGAATATGATAAGACGGAAATCATTTACTCCAATCCGAATGACAAACGCACAGATGATTATATATCTGGCAAATTCGGTTAA
- the phoU gene encoding phosphate signaling complex protein PhoU — translation MRKIFEEELQDLHVLFSEMGKMVNEAIYISVKGFVNHDKELAAEVIAHDVIINQREAEIEKRCFELIALHQPVTGNLRRIVTIMKACADLERMADHAVSIAKSTIRVKGNKRNSDIEAAIAGQSEKVKVMVEEVLTAYIKTDIEKAKEVALSDKLVDKDAEFIYERAIEEMKLDPELVLGATDYIMVAGYLERIGDYVTNICEWIIYLGTGKIIELNTNNKFED, via the coding sequence ATGAGAAAAATTTTTGAAGAAGAATTGCAGGATTTGCACGTACTTTTCTCTGAAATGGGAAAAATGGTGAATGAAGCAATCTACATATCTGTTAAAGGTTTTGTGAATCATGATAAAGAACTTGCTGCAGAAGTGATTGCGCATGATGTAATCATCAACCAAAGAGAAGCGGAAATCGAGAAAAGATGCTTTGAATTGATTGCGTTGCATCAACCGGTCACCGGCAACCTCCGCAGAATCGTTACCATCATGAAGGCATGCGCGGATTTGGAGCGTATGGCAGACCACGCCGTCAGTATTGCGAAGTCGACCATCCGTGTTAAGGGGAACAAGCGCAATTCCGATATCGAAGCAGCGATAGCTGGGCAATCGGAAAAAGTGAAAGTCATGGTGGAGGAAGTCCTTACCGCCTACATCAAAACGGACATCGAAAAAGCCAAAGAAGTTGCCCTGAGCGATAAATTGGTCGATAAGGATGCCGAATTTATCTATGAACGTGCCATCGAAGAGATGAAGCTAGATCCTGAACTCGTTCTGGGAGCGACCGACTACATCATGGTCGCCGGCTATCTCGAGCGGATCGGTGATTACGTGACAAATATTTGTGAGTGGATCATTTATTTGGGCACAGGGAAAATCATCGAATTGAACACAAACAACAAATTCGAAGACTGA
- a CDS encoding phosphate ABC transporter substrate-binding protein PstS family protein has protein sequence MKLRYVSAIVSLAAVFALSACGPVVDEESITAVGSSALQPLVEAAGEQFSAENVGKFINVQGGGTGTGLSQIAAGAVDIGNSDIFAEEREGIDASKLVDHRVAIVGITPIVTPGVGVSDLSMEELRGIFTGKYSNWSELGGKDLPIVVLNRAKGSGTRATFDKWVLAGEESIITQEQESNGTVRQIVASTPGTISYVSFSYINEDVEALSIDGVKPTPENVATNAWVIWAYEHMYTNGEPTGLTKEFLDYMLSEDVQGNLIEALGYIPSTDMKVDRDLEGNVTPIE, from the coding sequence ATGAAACTAAGATATGTTTCAGCCATAGTCAGTCTCGCCGCTGTTTTTGCGCTATCTGCCTGCGGACCTGTAGTCGATGAGGAATCGATCACAGCAGTCGGATCTTCGGCGCTGCAACCGTTAGTCGAGGCTGCAGGGGAACAATTCAGTGCGGAAAATGTCGGGAAATTCATCAATGTCCAAGGCGGCGGTACCGGAACAGGTTTGAGCCAGATTGCCGCGGGTGCGGTCGACATCGGCAATTCGGATATTTTTGCCGAAGAGCGGGAAGGGATCGATGCCAGCAAACTGGTGGACCATCGTGTAGCCATCGTCGGGATTACGCCTATCGTGACGCCGGGCGTCGGTGTAAGCGACCTTTCCATGGAAGAGTTGCGCGGCATCTTTACCGGCAAATACAGTAATTGGTCCGAATTGGGCGGCAAGGATCTGCCGATCGTCGTATTGAACCGTGCGAAGGGCAGCGGAACCCGGGCAACCTTCGATAAATGGGTTCTGGCCGGAGAAGAAAGCATCATCACCCAAGAGCAGGAATCCAACGGAACCGTCCGTCAGATCGTTGCTTCAACACCGGGAACCATCAGCTATGTATCGTTTTCTTACATCAATGAAGATGTCGAGGCGCTTTCCATCGATGGCGTGAAGCCGACTCCGGAAAACGTTGCGACGAATGCATGGGTCATCTGGGCCTATGAACATATGTACACGAATGGCGAACCGACGGGATTGACGAAAGAATTCCTGGATTATATGCTGTCGGAAGATGTGCAAGGCAATCTGATCGAAGCGCTGGGATACATTCCTTCCACAGATATGAAGGTCGATAGGGACCTGGAAGGAAACGTGACACCGATCGAGTAG
- the pstC gene encoding phosphate ABC transporter permease subunit PstC → MTPGNLMKKSSKRRLESFGRTISLISTTVIVFIVLSILYFVTSKGISTFVTDGVSLGDFLTKSIWNPGTVADDGTPLVGALPMIAGSFLVTLISAALATPFAVAAALFMTEISPKSGKKILQPVIELLVGIPSVVYGFIGLTVVVPVVRSLFGGTGFGILSSTLVLFVMILPTVTSMSVDALNAVPRHYREASLAMGGTRWQTIYKVVLRAATPGLLTAVVFGMARAFGEALAVQMVIGNATLMPNSLVTPASTLTSILTMSMGNTVMGTLENNVLWSLATILLLMALFFNILTRYIGKKGAVKK, encoded by the coding sequence ATGACACCAGGAAACTTAATGAAAAAATCAAGTAAACGCAGATTGGAATCATTTGGACGCACCATCAGTCTGATCAGCACGACAGTCATCGTCTTCATCGTGCTGTCCATACTATATTTTGTCACCAGCAAAGGGATTTCCACCTTTGTTACGGATGGCGTATCACTAGGGGATTTTTTGACGAAGAGCATCTGGAACCCCGGTACCGTAGCGGATGACGGCACACCATTGGTCGGCGCCTTGCCGATGATTGCAGGCTCATTTTTGGTCACTTTGATTTCCGCAGCCTTGGCGACTCCGTTTGCCGTGGCGGCAGCCTTGTTCATGACGGAAATTTCACCGAAGTCCGGGAAAAAAATCCTGCAGCCGGTCATCGAACTGCTTGTCGGCATCCCATCTGTCGTATACGGATTCATCGGCTTGACTGTCGTCGTGCCGGTTGTCCGTTCCCTGTTCGGCGGTACCGGCTTCGGTATTCTTTCTTCCACCTTGGTCCTGTTCGTCATGATTTTGCCGACCGTGACCAGCATGTCGGTGGATGCTTTGAACGCTGTTCCACGTCATTACCGTGAAGCTTCACTCGCTATGGGCGGGACGCGCTGGCAGACCATCTATAAAGTGGTTTTGCGGGCAGCGACCCCGGGACTGCTGACGGCAGTCGTCTTCGGGATGGCGCGTGCATTCGGGGAAGCCTTGGCGGTTCAGATGGTCATCGGAAATGCGACTTTGATGCCGAACAGTCTGGTAACGCCGGCTTCGACATTGACAAGTATTTTGACGATGAGCATGGGGAACACCGTGATGGGAACCTTGGAAAACAATGTCCTCTGGTCATTGGCGACCATCCTCCTATTGATGGCGCTATTCTTCAATATTTTGACACGTTACATCGGTAAGAAAGGAGCCGTTAAAAAATGA
- the pstA gene encoding phosphate ABC transporter permease PstA, whose amino-acid sequence MNPKKVDKFMVGLIYLFSGTIILILASLLLFILWRGLPQFSWEFLTAPAKSFQVGGGIGVQLFNSFYLLVLTLLISTPLALGAAIYLSEYAPQNWFTDIIRTAIEVLSSLPSVVVGLFGFLIFVIQYGFGFSILSGALSLTIFNLPLLTRTIEDSLRAIPSSQREAGLALGLSRWETVTLIILPAALPGILTGMILAAGRIFGEAAALIYTAGQSAPALDFTNWNPQSITSPLNIFRPAETLAVHIWKINSEGVKPDGAEVSAGASAVLVLAVLFFNLAARSLGRRLQKKATSA is encoded by the coding sequence ATGAATCCCAAAAAAGTAGACAAATTTATGGTCGGCCTGATCTATTTGTTTTCCGGAACGATCATCCTTATTTTGGCAAGTCTGCTGCTCTTTATCTTATGGCGCGGACTGCCCCAGTTTTCATGGGAATTTTTGACGGCACCGGCAAAATCCTTCCAGGTTGGCGGCGGAATCGGAGTGCAGTTGTTCAACTCCTTCTACCTGTTGGTCCTGACGTTGCTGATCAGCACGCCGCTTGCGCTGGGTGCGGCGATTTACCTTTCGGAATATGCACCTCAAAATTGGTTTACCGACATCATCCGTACTGCTATCGAAGTTTTGAGTTCTTTGCCATCCGTTGTGGTCGGTCTCTTCGGATTCCTGATCTTCGTCATCCAGTATGGTTTTGGCTTCTCGATCCTTTCGGGAGCCTTGTCTCTGACCATCTTCAATCTGCCGCTTTTGACGCGCACAATCGAAGATTCCTTGCGGGCGATCCCGTCTTCCCAGCGTGAAGCAGGATTGGCGTTGGGGCTTTCCCGCTGGGAGACAGTGACGTTGATCATTCTGCCGGCTGCCTTGCCGGGTATTCTGACCGGGATGATTTTGGCTGCGGGCCGTATTTTTGGTGAAGCTGCCGCATTGATCTATACAGCCGGGCAGAGCGCGCCGGCTTTGGATTTCACAAACTGGAATCCGCAATCCATCACAAGTCCTTTAAATATTTTCCGACCTGCCGAAACATTGGCTGTGCACATCTGGAAGATCAACAGTGAAGGCGTGAAACCGGATGGAGCGGAAGTGTCCGCTGGTGCCTCAGCAGTACTGGTGTTGGCTGTCCTCTTCTTCAATCTGGCTGCAAGAAGTTTGGGCAGAAGATTGCAGAAAAAGGCTACTTCAGCATAG
- the pstB gene encoding phosphate ABC transporter ATP-binding protein PstB, with product MGNEKTLETNIIQMRPEAEVALKTNDLHVHYGDFEAIKGVTMEFEKNKITSLIGPSGCGKSTYLRSLNRMNDTVPGAKVTGEIIYQGIDVNVPEIDVFEMRKNIGMVFQRPNPFSKSIYENIAFALKRHGLKDKATLDEIVETSLKQAALWDQVKDQLNKSALALSGGQQQRLCIARAIALKPDILLLDEPASALDPISTSQVEETLLELKEKYTIIIVTHNMQQASRISDYTAFFYLGNVIEYDETRKIFTRPKIQQTEDYVSGHFG from the coding sequence ATGGGAAATGAAAAGACACTGGAAACGAATATCATCCAAATGCGTCCAGAGGCTGAAGTTGCCCTGAAGACAAATGATCTGCATGTTCATTATGGCGATTTTGAAGCAATCAAAGGCGTAACCATGGAATTTGAAAAGAATAAAATCACCTCGCTGATCGGACCAAGCGGGTGCGGGAAATCCACTTATCTTCGTTCCCTGAACCGGATGAACGACACTGTTCCCGGAGCAAAGGTGACGGGGGAAATCATTTACCAAGGCATCGATGTGAATGTACCCGAAATCGATGTGTTCGAGATGCGAAAAAATATCGGCATGGTATTCCAAAGACCGAATCCTTTCAGCAAATCGATTTATGAGAACATCGCTTTTGCGCTGAAAAGGCATGGCCTGAAGGACAAAGCGACATTGGACGAAATCGTCGAAACCAGCCTGAAACAAGCTGCCCTTTGGGACCAAGTGAAGGATCAGCTGAACAAGAGCGCTTTGGCGCTTTCCGGTGGTCAACAGCAACGCCTCTGCATCGCAAGGGCGATCGCATTGAAGCCGGATATCCTGCTTCTGGATGAACCGGCCAGCGCGTTGGATCCAATCTCGACTTCCCAAGTCGAAGAAACACTGCTGGAGTTGAAGGAAAAGTATACGATCATCATTGTTACACACAATATGCAACAAGCATCGCGGATCAGTGACTATACGGCGTTCTTCTATTTGGGCAATGTCATTGAATATGATGAGACCAGAAAAATCTTTACCCGTCCGAAGATCCAACAGACGGAAGATTATGTTTCTGGGCATTTCGGCTAG
- the pstB gene encoding phosphate ABC transporter ATP-binding protein PstB, protein MNSTKPIIETRDVHLYYGKNEALKGISLDFHKKEITALIGPSGCGKSTYLRTLNRMNDLIPDVTITGKINFNGQDIYSPQMDTVELRKKVGMVFQQPNPFPFSVFDNVAYGLRIAGMKDKEKIARIVEESLKKAAVWDDVKDKLGQSALSLSGGQQQRVCIARVLAIEPEVILLDEPTSALDPISSAQIERMLMELKDEYTMIIVTHNMQQASRISDNTAFFLNGELIEFGETSQIFTNPKEKQTEDYISGRFG, encoded by the coding sequence GTGAACAGCACAAAACCCATTATTGAAACGCGTGATGTACATTTATACTACGGAAAGAACGAAGCGTTGAAGGGCATTTCGCTTGATTTCCATAAAAAGGAAATAACGGCTTTGATCGGTCCGAGCGGATGCGGGAAATCCACCTACTTAAGGACCCTGAATCGCATGAACGACTTGATTCCGGATGTGACGATCACCGGGAAAATCAATTTCAATGGCCAGGATATCTACAGCCCGCAGATGGATACCGTAGAGTTGAGGAAAAAGGTCGGCATGGTTTTCCAACAGCCGAATCCTTTCCCTTTTTCGGTATTCGACAACGTGGCGTATGGTTTGCGCATCGCCGGAATGAAGGATAAGGAAAAAATCGCCCGGATCGTGGAAGAGAGCCTGAAGAAAGCAGCCGTATGGGATGATGTCAAAGATAAATTGGGTCAGAGCGCCTTATCTTTATCGGGTGGCCAACAGCAGCGTGTCTGCATCGCCCGGGTCTTGGCGATCGAACCGGAAGTCATTTTGTTGGATGAGCCGACGAGCGCGTTGGATCCGATTTCCAGTGCTCAGATCGAACGGATGCTCATGGAATTGAAAGACGAGTACACGATGATCATTGTTACGCATAATATGCAACAAGCATCGCGGATTTCTGACAATACTGCCTTTTTCTTGAACGGGGAATTGATCGAGTTCGGCGAAACCAGCCAAATATTCACCAATCCAAAAGAAAAACAAACGGAAGATTATATCTCTGGACGTTTTGGCTGA
- the phoU gene encoding phosphate signaling complex protein PhoU, which yields MRRVFEEELKSLHAHFLKMGVLVNEAIQKSVDAFVTHDKELAQQVIDEDAAINKLENDLEIECFELIALQQPVTTDLRKIVTVMKASADLERIGDHAVSIAKSTIKVKGKKHDADIETAIAETALKVMAMVKEVLDAYVVLDVERAREIAARDTEIDAAAKNIYENCIEQMKQDPEIVLGGTNYMRISTYLERIGDYVTNISEWIIYLDSGKVVELNVHHKI from the coding sequence ATGAGACGAGTATTTGAAGAGGAATTAAAGAGTTTGCACGCTCACTTTTTGAAGATGGGTGTGTTGGTCAATGAAGCGATCCAGAAATCAGTGGATGCTTTTGTCACGCATGACAAAGAATTAGCGCAGCAAGTCATAGATGAAGATGCAGCCATCAATAAGCTCGAGAACGATCTGGAAATCGAATGCTTCGAGCTGATTGCTCTGCAGCAGCCTGTGACAACGGACTTGCGCAAAATCGTCACTGTGATGAAAGCAAGCGCGGATTTGGAACGGATCGGCGATCATGCAGTCAGTATCGCAAAATCGACGATTAAAGTGAAGGGCAAAAAGCATGATGCCGATATCGAAACGGCCATCGCGGAGACAGCTTTGAAGGTCATGGCGATGGTCAAGGAAGTTCTGGATGCCTATGTCGTCCTCGATGTCGAACGCGCGCGGGAAATTGCGGCGCGGGATACGGAAATCGATGCTGCTGCCAAAAACATCTATGAAAACTGCATCGAACAAATGAAGCAAGATCCAGAGATCGTTTTGGGCGGAACAAACTATATGCGTATTTCTACTTATTTGGAAAGAATAGGCGATTATGTAACGAATATTTCCGAATGGATCATTTACCTGGATTCCGGTAAAGTCGTGGAATTGAATGTCCATCATAAAATTTAA
- a CDS encoding metalloregulator ArsR/SmtB family transcription factor translates to MPDLNTETIQAVTKIFKLIGDPTRFLILHVLENRELNVNAIAEELELEQSAVSHQLKKLREAKLVKSRRNGKNILYSQADQHVYAILHLAVEHAEHGRVEEHTEAEARSADKKQP, encoded by the coding sequence ATGCCAGACTTGAATACAGAAACGATACAAGCAGTTACGAAAATATTCAAATTGATCGGCGATCCGACCCGTTTTTTGATTCTCCATGTATTGGAAAACCGGGAACTGAACGTAAATGCCATCGCAGAGGAACTGGAATTGGAGCAATCCGCGGTGTCGCATCAGCTGAAGAAGCTGCGCGAGGCGAAGTTGGTGAAGAGCAGAAGGAACGGAAAAAATATCCTGTACAGTCAAGCCGACCAGCATGTCTACGCGATTCTGCATTTGGCTGTTGAACATGCGGAACATGGCAGGGTAGAGGAGCATACTGAGGCTGAGGCACGCTCCGCCGACAAGAAACAGCCTTGA